The region ATGCAGAAAAGAAGGAGATCAAGAACGCGTACTACGCGCTGATCCCCCTCTACCACCCCGACAAGTTCTTCGGCCGCAATCTGGGCAGCTACAAGAAGAAGCTCGAAAGGATCTTCGAGCGCCTCGCAGAAGCGGAGAAGGTGCTGACGCGGAAGTCGTCCCGAGAGGAGTACGACGAGTATCTCGGCGTGCGGCGCGAGACGCGCGCGTTCGATGCCGTGCTCACGTCCATTCCGCCGCCGCGGCCCTCGACCCCGCCCCTCCCGCCGGTCCCGAAGCTCGCCCCGGAAGAGAGCGCGCGCGAGCGGAGCCGCGCCTTGGCGCGCCGCTTGACCGGACCCCGGCGCGTGCCCTCGGAAGTGACGGAGCCGGAAGTGTCACGAGAAGAGCGCCGCGAGCGCGCAGGCCAGTCGATGCGGCAGTTCCTGGCGGCGAAGCGATCGCCCCGCATCGACCGCTTCGTCCGAGCCGGAACCGAAGCGCTGGCATCGGGGAACTGGGTATCCGCGGTGAACGCCCTGCGCATCGCCACGAATCTGGCCCCTGACGACACTGCGATCCGCGAGCTCTACGAGCAAGCGGACGTGAAGGCCACGGAGCACTTGGCCGACGGCTACGAGTCCAGCGCGAAGTACGAAGAGAAGTACGGCCACTGGGACGAGGCCGCGAAGTCGTGGCTGAAGGTCGCAGCGGGTCGACCTGACGACGCGTCGCCGCTGCGACGGGCCGCGGAATGCTACCTGCACACGTCCGACCCGCGGGAGGGCATCAAACCGGCGCGGGAGGCCGTGATGCTCGCCCCCGGCTCCGCGGAGTGTCACACCACCTTGGCGCGCGCCTACGAAGCATCGGAGCTGTTGA is a window of Polyangiaceae bacterium DNA encoding:
- a CDS encoding DnaJ domain-containing protein gives rise to the protein MVSTSRETIPRRVEGIDIASLPLSPTDAFVLSQLDGTMTLDEIVIVTGMSLVDVRATLRRLKELGAVHSARDPRTDDDIAIPKEERVFAGSAPPPVEDVDLDAEQRERISSMFERLGASSHYQLLGVEPDAEKKEIKNAYYALIPLYHPDKFFGRNLGSYKKKLERIFERLAEAEKVLTRKSSREEYDEYLGVRRETRAFDAVLTSIPPPRPSTPPLPPVPKLAPEESARERSRALARRLTGPRRVPSEVTEPEVSREERRERAGQSMRQFLAAKRSPRIDRFVRAGTEALASGNWVSAVNALRIATNLAPDDTAIRELYEQADVKATEHLADGYESSAKYEEKYGHWDEAAKSWLKVAAGRPDDASPLRRAAECYLHTSDPREGIKPAREAVMLAPGSAECHTTLARAYEASELLKSAIGEVERAIELKPESTELRDWLKRLQKM